A stretch of the Corylus avellana chromosome ca6, CavTom2PMs-1.0 genome encodes the following:
- the LOC132185453 gene encoding ammonium transporter 2 member 3-like: MNNSNFQGLPKALYPDYGSPEWNNKGDNAWQLTAATLVCLQSVPGLVILYGGMVKKKWAVNSAFMALYAFAAVLICWVLWAHHMSFGTKLISIVGRPKVALTEKFILAQYPLGYVPMADYVYYQFAFAAITVILLAGSLLGRMNFNAWVVFVPLWLTFCYTIGAFTIWGNGFLEPYIIDYAGGFVIHLSSGVAGFTAAYWVGPRHSHDRQHFPPNNIIQMLGGAGFLWLGWTGFNGGSPFSVNGIASLAILNTHLCTATSLLVWVSMDMIVYKKSSVIGAVQGMITGLVCITPGAGIVFPWAALLMGILSGSIPWYTMMVLHRKSAFFQSVDDTLGVFHTHAVAGTLGGLLSGIFAKPNLLTLMYGQKYGPGLVYSFSNGEFKKGLNQIGYQLAGAAFVTAWNTVMTSLICILISQIVSLRMNEDDLESGDDAAHGEEAYALWGDGDNMPTSRRWLISPRIPSLCGRNV, from the exons ATGAATAATAGCAATTTTCAGGGTCTCCCTAAGGCACTATACCCAGACTATGGATCCCCAGAATGGAACAACAAAGGAGACAATGCATGGCAACTCACAGCAGCAACTCTGGTGTGCCTACAAAGTGTTCCCGGGCTCGTTATCCTTTATGGGGGCATGGTGAAGAAGAAATGGGCCGTGAACTCCGCATTCATGGCACTTTATGCCTTTGCCGCCGTCCTCATTTGTTGGGTCCTATGGGCCCATCACATGTCCTTCGGAACCAAACTCATTTCAATAGTGGGCCGGCCCAAAGTGGCGCTGACCGAAAAGTTTATCTTGGCCCAATATCCACTTGGGTATGTGCCAATGGCTGATTATGTGTATTATCAGTTTGCTTTTGCTGCCATTACTGTGATACTGCTTGCTGGGTCTCTGCTGGGGAGGATGAACTTCAACGCCTGGGTGGTGTTCGTCCCATTGTGGCTCACTTTTTGTTACACAATTGGGGCCTTCACTATATGGGGCAATGGGTTTCTTGAGCCATACATAATTGATTATGCGGGTGGTTTTGTTATTCATCTTTCTTCTGGGGTTGCTGGTTTCACTGCTGCTTATTGG GTTGGGCCCAGACACTCGCACGACAGACAACATTTTCCACCAAACAACATAATTCAAATGTTGGGAGGTGCAGGGTTTCTATGGTTGGGATGGACGGGTTTCAATGGTGGATCTCCATTTTCAGTGAATGGGATCGCATCTCTGGCCATTCTTAACACCCATCTATGCACTGCCACCAGCCTCTTGGTGTGGGTTTCCATGGACATGATCGTGTACAAGAAAAGCTCTGTAATTGGTGCAGTCCAAGGAATGATCACTGGACTCGTTTGCATTACACCGGGAG CGGGAATTGTGTTTCCATGGGCAGCGCTACTTATGGGAATATTGTCTGGTTCCATACCATGGTATACCATGATGGTCTTGCATAGGAAATCAGCGTTCTTTCAAAGCGTGGACGACACATTAGGGGTCTTCCACACACATGCTGTGGCTGGCACCTTGGGGGGGCTCCTCTCCGGCATCTTTGCCAAACCCAACCTTTTGACACTGATGTACGGACAAAAATACGGTCCAGGCTTAGTATACAGTTTTTCCAATGGAGAATTCAAAAAGGGCCTCAACCAAATAGGCTACCAGCTTGCCGGAGCTGCTTTTGTCACTGCATGGAACACCGTCATGACGAGCTTGATTTGTATTCTGATAAGCCAGATTGTTAGTCTTAGGATGAATGAAGATGACCTTGAGAGTGGCGACGATGCTGCGCATGGAGAGGAGGCGTATGCACTTTGGGGTGATGGGGACAACATGCCAACCTCTCGTCGTTGGCTAATATCTCCGAGAATACCTTCCCTTTGTGGCCGAAACGTCTAG
- the LOC132184629 gene encoding bifunctional nuclease 2-like, whose product MLGARLCVRTVSGFGTLSDQGNASRSSSNPGSIRFGVGAKRCRRLLPILVVSCKSSRGTAGLGGGSGNAGDDSGHEFLEASLLLSETFLHYRMWKQGFLKERKWQSWPGQLAPFSGQGKKPRVGVDLIGKDLFHHFQSPTIFLKISCDGEFLLPIIVGDSAIQKLIEPQLEDKNGDSPDQFQFVRNLLEKLDYEVNMVRITERVINTYFARLYFSKPGKNDILSVDARPSDAINVANRCKAPIYVSRQIVLTDAIRIGYGMGGIRNTKSTKSTYDVSLDSAADGPDILSEELDLVNNMNLAVKEERYKDAAMCRDKLVKLRESIH is encoded by the exons ATGCTCGGAGCGCGTCTTTGCGTCCGTACAGTATCGGGGTTCGGGACCTTAAGCGATCAAGGAAATGCGAGCCGTTCGAGCTCGAACCCTGGCTCGATTCGGTTTGGTGTGGGGGCAAAACGGTGTCGTAGGCTCCTCCCAATCCTCGTCGTTTCTTGCAAGTCTTCCCGCGGAACAGCAGGCTTGGGCGGCGGATCCGGCAATGCTGGCGATGATAGCGGCCACGAGTTTCTCGAAGCTTCTCTCCTTCTCTCAG AAACATTCTTGCATTATCGTATGTGGAAgcaaggatttctaaaagagaGGAAATGGCAGTCCTGGCCTGGTCAATTGGCTCCCTTTTCAGGCCAAGGAAAAAAACCTCGAGTTGGTGTCGATTTAATTGGAAAGGATCTTTTTCACCACTTTCAGAGTCCTACGATCTTCCTCAAGATTTCTTGTGATGGAGAGTTTTTGCTACCGATTATTGTAG GGGACTCTGCTATTCAAAAACTTATAGAGCCACAATTGGAAGATAAGAATGGG GATTCCCCAGATCAATTCCAGTTTGTCAGAAATCTCTTGGAAAAACTAGACTATGAA GTCAATATGGTGAGAATTACAGAAAGGGTGATTAATACTTACTTTGCCAGACTATATTTTAGCAAG CCTGGGAAAAATGACATTCTAAGTGTGGATGCACGTCCCTCAGATGCCATAAATGTGGCAAATCGATGCAAG GCTCCTATATATGTAAGTAGACAAATTGTCTTGACAGATGCTATTAGAATTGGTTATGGAATGGGCGGAATACGTAATACTAAGTCTACGAAGTCTACATATGATGTCTCTCTTGACAG TGCTGCAGATGGTCCTGATATACTATCTGAGGAGCTTGATTTGGTGAATAATATGAATTTGGCTGTCAAAGAAGAAAGGTACAAAGATGCAG CCATGTGCCGAGACAAACTAGTGAAGCTTCGCGAGTCAATACATTAA